The following proteins are encoded in a genomic region of Verrucomicrobiia bacterium:
- a CDS encoding cation:proton antiporter, whose translation MTGILFIRDLAVVMVAAGAAAWFCQRVGLSVVVGYLVAGAVVGPHTPPFALVSNVDRVQTLAQVGLVFLVFAIGLNLSFSRLRRLGLSIVVATAVGAILVLLGARVLVFAMGGTVAQGLFLAGILMVSSSAIISKVLDELNATHERFGQLALGMTVLEDVVAVIMLTLLTSLMQFGGGEADGKGLLPTLGGLGAFVVLIVLVALLLVPKLLGRLSAGAPAEIRTLVVTGLLLSLGWLAFEMGYSLALGAFLLGAIIGSTRHKADIDDVFEGVRHIFGAVFFVAVGMLVDFRLLVDVWPMVLGVTALALLLRPLACALGLMAVGTSTREAVPAAVALVPLGEFSYIIAQLGTESGAVPASFFPVAVGASLLTSLAAPVLMRRAEPLADWVLRVEPPAMRAWVGLYRDWLYRLRGRSNANLLWQLTRKRLVQVGLSMLVVSAVILVANPLYDRVRGVLGDDWLFPMGVGVVYWSLLGLVVLAPTIAIWRSVSALAMMLAEGATQGGVRERRMRPVLEFTLRTVGFFLLGAWLLALLPSGQAVAGVVLLVVLFLSVVAFILRRRLARWQSRLEVELLQQLKRASHATATSAWSAELVKPSNDWELEIDEVTLPRDSAHGGKAIGKFALRKEYGCSIVGIDRQGFGIVNPGADTILYPRDKLLVLGAPEQLAKAARMLGASASSAEGPTGFDELTMEMVVVPRGSRLLERTLIELDLIRQAGVQLGGIRRNGQSNLAPSGRDTLLAGDELLVLGTSEQIKRFRAWIVPDEPVMEATEGNE comes from the coding sequence GTGACGGGGATTCTGTTCATACGGGACCTGGCGGTGGTCATGGTGGCCGCCGGGGCCGCCGCATGGTTCTGCCAGCGGGTGGGGTTGTCGGTGGTGGTGGGGTATCTGGTGGCCGGGGCGGTGGTCGGGCCGCATACGCCGCCGTTCGCGCTGGTGTCGAATGTGGACCGGGTGCAGACACTGGCGCAGGTGGGGTTGGTGTTCCTGGTTTTTGCGATCGGGTTGAACCTGAGTTTCAGCCGGCTGAGACGGCTTGGACTGTCGATCGTGGTGGCCACGGCGGTGGGGGCGATCCTGGTGTTGCTGGGGGCGCGGGTGCTGGTGTTTGCCATGGGGGGCACGGTGGCGCAGGGGTTGTTTCTGGCCGGGATCCTGATGGTGTCGAGTTCGGCGATCATCAGCAAGGTGCTGGACGAGTTGAACGCGACGCACGAGCGGTTCGGGCAGCTGGCGCTGGGGATGACGGTGCTGGAGGACGTGGTGGCGGTGATCATGCTGACGCTGCTGACGTCGCTGATGCAATTCGGCGGGGGCGAAGCGGACGGGAAGGGGTTGCTGCCGACGCTGGGGGGATTGGGGGCTTTTGTGGTGTTGATCGTGCTGGTGGCGCTGCTGTTGGTGCCGAAGCTGCTGGGGCGGCTGAGCGCGGGGGCGCCGGCGGAGATCCGGACGCTGGTGGTGACCGGGCTGCTGTTGAGTCTGGGTTGGCTGGCGTTCGAGATGGGGTATTCGCTGGCGCTGGGGGCGTTCCTCTTGGGGGCGATCATCGGGAGCACCCGGCACAAGGCGGACATTGACGACGTGTTCGAGGGGGTGCGGCACATTTTCGGGGCGGTGTTTTTCGTGGCGGTGGGGATGCTGGTGGATTTCCGGCTGCTGGTGGATGTGTGGCCGATGGTGCTGGGGGTGACGGCGCTGGCGTTGCTGTTGCGACCGCTGGCGTGCGCTCTGGGCCTGATGGCGGTGGGGACGAGCACGCGGGAGGCGGTACCGGCGGCGGTGGCGCTGGTGCCGTTGGGGGAATTCTCGTACATCATCGCGCAACTGGGGACGGAGAGCGGGGCGGTGCCGGCGAGTTTCTTCCCTGTGGCGGTGGGGGCATCGCTCCTGACCTCGCTGGCGGCGCCGGTGTTGATGCGGAGGGCGGAGCCTCTGGCGGATTGGGTATTGCGGGTGGAACCGCCGGCGATGCGGGCGTGGGTGGGGTTGTACCGGGACTGGCTGTACCGGTTGAGGGGGCGGTCGAACGCAAACCTCCTGTGGCAGCTCACGCGCAAGCGGCTGGTCCAGGTGGGGCTGTCCATGCTGGTGGTCTCGGCGGTGATCCTGGTGGCGAATCCGTTGTATGACCGGGTGCGAGGGGTCTTGGGGGACGACTGGCTGTTCCCGATGGGGGTGGGGGTGGTGTACTGGTCGCTGCTCGGGCTGGTGGTGCTGGCGCCGACGATCGCGATCTGGAGGAGTGTTTCGGCGCTGGCGATGATGCTGGCGGAGGGGGCGACGCAGGGGGGGGTGCGGGAGCGGCGGATGCGGCCGGTGCTGGAGTTCACGTTGCGGACGGTTGGCTTCTTTCTGCTGGGGGCATGGCTGCTGGCTTTGCTGCCGTCGGGTCAGGCGGTGGCGGGCGTGGTATTGCTGGTGGTGCTGTTCCTTTCCGTGGTGGCGTTCATCCTGCGGCGGCGGCTGGCGCGGTGGCAGAGCCGGCTGGAGGTCGAGTTGCTGCAGCAGCTCAAGCGGGCGAGCCATGCGACCGCCACCTCGGCGTGGTCGGCGGAGCTGGTGAAGCCGTCGAACGACTGGGAATTGGAGATCGACGAGGTGACGCTGCCACGCGACTCGGCGCACGGGGGCAAGGCGATCGGGAAGTTTGCGCTGCGGAAGGAGTACGGGTGCTCGATCGTGGGCATCGACCGGCAGGGATTCGGGATCGTGAATCCGGGTGCGGACACCATTCTGTACCCGCGGGACAAGCTCCTGGTGCTTGGGGCTCCGGAGCAACTGGCGAAGGCCGCCCGGATGCTGGGAGCCTCGGCATCTTCGGCGGAGGGCCCGACGGGATTCGATGAGCTCACCATGGAGATGGTGGTGGTGCCGCGCGGTTCGAGGCTGCTGGAACGGACGCTCATCGAGTTGGACCTGATCCGGCAGGCGGGTGTGCAGTTGGGCGGGATCCGGCGGAACGGGCAGAGCAATCTGGCGCCATCGGGGAGAGACACCCTGTTGGCGGGAGACGAGTTGCTGGTTCTTGGGACCTCGGAGCAGATCAAGCGGTTCCGGGCCTGGATCGTGCCGGACGAGCCGGTGATGGAGGCGACGGAGGGGAACGAGTGA